A stretch of the Cherax quadricarinatus isolate ZL_2023a chromosome 80, ASM3850222v1, whole genome shotgun sequence genome encodes the following:
- the LOC128702418 gene encoding pseudouridylate synthase 1 homolog isoform X2: MASSQDSHGDVEAISHGGSMKRATEPESTEAQVKRIHLDGTSEADGGETARRKRRKYALLLSYSGKGYLGMQRNPGYRTIEDDLLTAMLRADLITDEGCTCPQIFHFQRAARTDKGVSAARQVISLKLPEDVPDMVSAINKHLCSQIRVMAVRRTTKSFNCKSWCDSRTYSYMCPSFAFAPRTEIMNEDYRITPEVLQQLRTTLDLYKGTHNFHNFTARKKAQDASANRYIMDIDCGEPFERDGLEWLIIKIKGQSFMLHQIRKMIGLTMAISQGLSSVDIITRAWGKDRVDVPIAPGLGLVLEEPHYDKYNKRYGTDGIHEPLNWEEAAQKIQEFRKKYIDSSIVNTEIKEKPMLKWLATLPLHKFNISEASSGNDHLDNSNATPPRLQAAVKLGKYRDMENHDRGSDDDAEDEDEGDLDQYRVVPVNKPAEDESKKIKLLYENGTDNVLVNVENGVERENENTNKTGKVLDGEENIANKEKVYTQSSG; the protein is encoded by the exons ATGGCGTCTTCACAGGACAGTCATGGTGATGTTGAAGCCATCTCCCATG GAGGGAGTATGAAACGAGCGACAGAACCTGAGTCGACTGAAGCACAAGTGAAACGCATTCATTTGGATGGCACATCCGAGGCTGATGGTGGGGAAACAGCCAGAAGAAAACGAAGAAAATATGCTTTGCTACTTTCTTACTCTGGCAAAGGCTATTTGGGCATGCAAAG AAACCCAGGTTATCGCACGATTGAAGATGATTTATTAACGGCCATGTTGCGTGCCGACCTAATTACAGACGAGGGCTGTACATGTCCACAGATATTCCACTTCCAGCGAGCAGCTCGCACAGATAAAGGCGTTTCTGCAGCACGACAAGTGATATCACTCAAGCTTC CTGAGGATGTACCAGATATGGTGAGTGCCATCAACAAGCACCTGTGCTCCCAGATACGTGTGATGGCTGTTCGTCGCACGACTAAGAGCTTCAACTGCAAGTCATGGTGTGATTCCCGCACTTATTCTTACATGTGTCCTTCCTTTGCCTTTGCTCCCCGGACGGAA ATAATGAACGAGGACTACCGTATTACTCCAGAGGTCTTGCAGCAACTTAGAACAACTTTGGATTTATATAAAGGCACTCACAATTTCCACAACTTCACGGCCCGAAA GAAAGCCCAGGATGCTAGTGCTAACCGTTATATCATGGACATTGACTGTGGAGAGCCATTTGAACGGGATGGCTTGGAATGGCTCATCATTAAAATTAAAG GTCAAAGTTTCATGTTGCACCAGATTCGCAAAATGATTGGGTTGACAATGGCCATCAGTCAAGGGTTGTCTTCGGTGGATATCATCACCAGAGCTTGGGGCAAGGACCGTGTGGATGTACCTATTGCTCCAGGGCTAGGCTTAGTTCTGGAGGAACCACACTACGACAAATACAACAAGAGATATGGAACTGATGGCATCCATGAG CCGCTGAACTGGGAGGAGGCAGCACAGAAGATCCAGGAATTCCGCAAAAAGTACATTGATTCTTCAATAGTAAATACGGAAATTAAGGAGAAGCCAATGCTCAAGTGGTTGGCAACTCTACCCCTTCATAAGTTCAATATATCTGAAGCCTCATCAGGAAATGATCACTTAGATAACTCAAAT GCAACACCACCGAGGCTTCAGGCAGCAGTGAAACTGGGAAAGTACCGGGATATGGAAAATCATGACCgaggtagtgatgatgatgctgaGGATGAGGATGAAGGAGACCTGGACCAGTATAGAGTAGTTCCCGTCAACAAGCCAGCAGAAGACGAGTCCAAAAAAATCAAACTACTATACGAGAATGGAACTGACAATGTTTTAGTAAATGTGGAAAATGGTGTAGAAAGAGAAAACGAAAATACAAACAAAACTGGGAAGGTTTTGGATGGTGAAGAGAATATAGCTAACAAAGAAAAGGTGTATACACAGAGTAGTGGATAG
- the LOC128702418 gene encoding pseudouridylate synthase 1 homolog isoform X1 gives MVEEAGYPDSPEEHQHMAARGLFRYNKVLKFVCPATNWVCQVYFLLAARACVQFLPFSSMASSQDSHGDVEAISHGGSMKRATEPESTEAQVKRIHLDGTSEADGGETARRKRRKYALLLSYSGKGYLGMQRNPGYRTIEDDLLTAMLRADLITDEGCTCPQIFHFQRAARTDKGVSAARQVISLKLPEDVPDMVSAINKHLCSQIRVMAVRRTTKSFNCKSWCDSRTYSYMCPSFAFAPRTEIMNEDYRITPEVLQQLRTTLDLYKGTHNFHNFTARKKAQDASANRYIMDIDCGEPFERDGLEWLIIKIKGQSFMLHQIRKMIGLTMAISQGLSSVDIITRAWGKDRVDVPIAPGLGLVLEEPHYDKYNKRYGTDGIHEPLNWEEAAQKIQEFRKKYIDSSIVNTEIKEKPMLKWLATLPLHKFNISEASSGNDHLDNSNATPPRLQAAVKLGKYRDMENHDRGSDDDAEDEDEGDLDQYRVVPVNKPAEDESKKIKLLYENGTDNVLVNVENGVERENENTNKTGKVLDGEENIANKEKVYTQSSG, from the exons ATGGTTGAGGAAGCTGGTTATCCGGATTCACCAGAAGAACACCAACACATGGCTGCAAGAG GATTATTCAGATACAACAAGGTATTAAAATTTGTGTGTCCTGCAACAAACTGGGTGTGTCAAGTGTATTTCCTGCTTGCTGCTAGAGCCTGCGTACAGTTTCTCCCTTTTTCGTCAATGGCGTCTTCACAGGACAGTCATGGTGATGTTGAAGCCATCTCCCATG GAGGGAGTATGAAACGAGCGACAGAACCTGAGTCGACTGAAGCACAAGTGAAACGCATTCATTTGGATGGCACATCCGAGGCTGATGGTGGGGAAACAGCCAGAAGAAAACGAAGAAAATATGCTTTGCTACTTTCTTACTCTGGCAAAGGCTATTTGGGCATGCAAAG AAACCCAGGTTATCGCACGATTGAAGATGATTTATTAACGGCCATGTTGCGTGCCGACCTAATTACAGACGAGGGCTGTACATGTCCACAGATATTCCACTTCCAGCGAGCAGCTCGCACAGATAAAGGCGTTTCTGCAGCACGACAAGTGATATCACTCAAGCTTC CTGAGGATGTACCAGATATGGTGAGTGCCATCAACAAGCACCTGTGCTCCCAGATACGTGTGATGGCTGTTCGTCGCACGACTAAGAGCTTCAACTGCAAGTCATGGTGTGATTCCCGCACTTATTCTTACATGTGTCCTTCCTTTGCCTTTGCTCCCCGGACGGAA ATAATGAACGAGGACTACCGTATTACTCCAGAGGTCTTGCAGCAACTTAGAACAACTTTGGATTTATATAAAGGCACTCACAATTTCCACAACTTCACGGCCCGAAA GAAAGCCCAGGATGCTAGTGCTAACCGTTATATCATGGACATTGACTGTGGAGAGCCATTTGAACGGGATGGCTTGGAATGGCTCATCATTAAAATTAAAG GTCAAAGTTTCATGTTGCACCAGATTCGCAAAATGATTGGGTTGACAATGGCCATCAGTCAAGGGTTGTCTTCGGTGGATATCATCACCAGAGCTTGGGGCAAGGACCGTGTGGATGTACCTATTGCTCCAGGGCTAGGCTTAGTTCTGGAGGAACCACACTACGACAAATACAACAAGAGATATGGAACTGATGGCATCCATGAG CCGCTGAACTGGGAGGAGGCAGCACAGAAGATCCAGGAATTCCGCAAAAAGTACATTGATTCTTCAATAGTAAATACGGAAATTAAGGAGAAGCCAATGCTCAAGTGGTTGGCAACTCTACCCCTTCATAAGTTCAATATATCTGAAGCCTCATCAGGAAATGATCACTTAGATAACTCAAAT GCAACACCACCGAGGCTTCAGGCAGCAGTGAAACTGGGAAAGTACCGGGATATGGAAAATCATGACCgaggtagtgatgatgatgctgaGGATGAGGATGAAGGAGACCTGGACCAGTATAGAGTAGTTCCCGTCAACAAGCCAGCAGAAGACGAGTCCAAAAAAATCAAACTACTATACGAGAATGGAACTGACAATGTTTTAGTAAATGTGGAAAATGGTGTAGAAAGAGAAAACGAAAATACAAACAAAACTGGGAAGGTTTTGGATGGTGAAGAGAATATAGCTAACAAAGAAAAGGTGTATACACAGAGTAGTGGATAG